A single region of the Ptychodera flava strain L36383 chromosome 9, AS_Pfla_20210202, whole genome shotgun sequence genome encodes:
- the LOC139141014 gene encoding uncharacterized protein: MGEWSNGLCGCFGNFGICAITYFVPCVTAGRNAEAVGENCVKYAILSMCGPCGIYFQAKIREKIREQKGIEGTFMNDCLMHWFCTLCALVQEAREVTEDSPGGQAMARY, from the exons ATGGGTGAGTGGTCAAATGGTCTCTGTGGCTGCTTTGGCAACTTCGGAATATGTGCCATCACATATTTTGTGCCATGTGTAACCGCCGGTAGGAACGCAGAAGCTGTTGGTGAAAATTGCGTTAAATACGCAATCCTGTCGATGTGCGGTCCTTGTGGTATTTACTTCCAAGCGAAAATCCGTGAGAAGATAAGGGAACAGAAAGGAATAGAA GGTACCTTTATGAATGATTGTCTAATGCATTGGTTCTGTACTCTATGCGCTCTAGTACAAGAAGCCAGG GAAGTAACTGAAGATTCTCCAGGCGGTCAAGCGATGGCAAGATACTAA
- the LOC139141012 gene encoding nuclease EXOG, mitochondrial-like: MQAVGRLLGGSGMLVGTTVTSFLIGYLVHPVTKEATQSTRFEHPVFDPQKVARGEQILKYGAPDRGPELRYYANHVLSYDQAKKTPLWVAEHITKDHLNGSASRKDSKFRRDPSIPDFYSSYNSDYVGSGYSRGHMAPAGDNKYSQLAMNETFYLSNILPQDINNNMVFWNRVEIYCRGLTEKFTDVYIISGPLVIPQQDKDGNKYVKYQVIGNSNVAVPTHLFKIIAAENATQGQQVAVGAFVIPNEPISSDRQLIEFQVNLEDVEKFSGFTFLKKLNRTEAKNLCDVDGCKLIPTDELELLTVGKKLAGAKSTNALNKVWNDMNEKGLKPDQYLQDVFNKRKKELQEKEEKGTK, translated from the exons ATGCAAGCAGTGGGAAGGCTGCTTGGTGGCAGCGGTATGCTAGTAGGAACAACTGTAACATCGTTCCTGATTGGTTATCTGGTACATCCAGTTACAAAGGAAGCAACACAAAGTACAAGATTCG aGCACCCAGTATTTGATCCTCAGAAAGTCGCCAGAGGTGAACAGATTTTGAAGTACGGCGCACCAGACAGAGGTCCCGAGTTACGATACTATGCAAATCACGTGTTAAGTTATGACCAGGCGAAGAAAACGCCGCTATGGGTAGCAGAACACATCACCAAGGACCATCTCAACG GGTCAGCAAGCAGAAAAGACAGCAAATTTAGACGGGACCCAAGTATTCCTGACTTCTATTCTTCATATAACAGTGACTACGTCGGCAGTGGCTATTCACGTGGCCACATGGCACCGGCTGGGGACAACAAGTACAGTCAA CTTGCAATGAATGAGACATTCTACCTATCAAACATCTTGCCACAAGacatcaacaataacatggTATTCTGGAACCGAGTGGAAATCTACTGCCGCGGCCTGACGGAGAAATTCACCGATGTCTATATCATCAGTGGACCCCTTGTCATACCCCAGCAAGACAAAGATGGAAATAAATATGTCAAATACCAG GTCATAGGGAATAGCAATGTGGCTGTTCCCACACACCTCTTCAAGATTATCGCCGCTGAGAATGCAACACAGGGCCAGCAGGTAGCTGTGGGAGCGTTTGTTATCCCGAATGAACCAATCAGCTCTGACCGGCAACTTATAGAATTCCAGGTGAATCTTGAAGATGTGGAGAAATTCTCGGGATTTACGTTTCTTAAGAAACTGAACAGAACAGAGGCCAAGAATCTGTGCGATGTTGATGGCTGTAAACTCATTCCGACTGATGAACTTGAACTACTGACAGTTGGGAAGAAACTAGCAGGTGCTAAGTCAACAAACGCTCTGAACAAAGTCTGGAATGATATGAATGAGAAGGGTTTAAAACCGGATCAATATTTGCAAGATGTCTTCAACAAGAGGAAAAAGGAAttgcaagaaaaagaagaaaaggggacaaaatag